The following are encoded together in the Salmonella enterica subsp. enterica serovar Choleraesuis genome:
- a CDS encoding metalloprotease, producing MKMRPVMLSLATVMMLSGCQNMDSNALLSSGAEAFQAYNLSDAQVTELSNQACQDQDSKATIAPASSQYAQRLDKIAAALGNNINGLPVNYKVYETKDVNAFAMANGCVRVYSGLMDLMDDNEVEAVLGHEMGHVALGHVKRGMQVAMSTNAIRSAVASAGGVIGNLSQSQIGALGEKLVNSQFSQRQESEADDFSYDLLRKRNINPAGLVTSFEKLAKLEAGRQSSMFDDHPSSEARAAHIRERMKADGLAIPAAAQ from the coding sequence ATGAAAATGCGTCCGGTAATGTTAAGTCTGGCTACGGTTATGATGCTTAGCGGTTGTCAGAATATGGACTCTAACGCCCTGCTCTCTTCCGGAGCTGAGGCTTTCCAGGCCTACAATCTGAGCGACGCTCAGGTCACCGAGCTGAGTAATCAGGCCTGTCAGGATCAGGACAGCAAAGCCACCATCGCCCCGGCATCCAGCCAGTACGCCCAGCGTCTGGACAAAATCGCCGCCGCCCTTGGCAACAATATCAACGGGCTGCCGGTTAACTACAAAGTATATGAAACCAAAGACGTTAATGCCTTCGCAATGGCAAACGGCTGCGTGCGCGTTTACAGCGGGCTGATGGATTTGATGGATGACAACGAAGTAGAAGCGGTACTGGGCCATGAAATGGGCCACGTGGCGCTGGGGCACGTTAAACGCGGTATGCAGGTAGCCATGAGCACCAACGCTATCCGTAGCGCGGTTGCCTCTGCTGGAGGGGTGATTGGCAACCTGTCCCAGTCACAAATCGGCGCGCTGGGTGAAAAGCTGGTGAACTCGCAGTTCTCGCAGCGTCAGGAATCAGAAGCTGATGACTTCTCTTACGACCTGCTGCGCAAACGTAACATTAACCCGGCGGGCCTGGTGACCAGCTTCGAGAAGCTGGCAAAACTGGAAGCCGGGCGTCAAAGCTCGATGTTTGACGATCATCCGTCTTCAGAAGCGCGCGCCGCCCACATCCGTGAGCGCATGAAGGCCGATGGCCTGGCCATTCCAGCCGCAGCCCAATAA
- the epd gene encoding D-erythrose-4-phosphate dehydrogenase — protein MTIRIAINGFGRIGRNVLRALYESGRRAEISVVAINELAECAAMAHLLKYDTTHGRFGWDVRHDCDQLWVGDDEIRVLHQPELSKLPWDALDVDVVLDCTGVFGSRSDGEAHLAAGAGKVLFSHPGGPDLDATIVYGVNHTTLRAEDRIVSNASCTTNCIIPVIKLLDDTWTIDSGTVTTIHSSMNDQQVIDSWHSDLRRTRAASHSIIPVDTRLAAGITRFFPKFADRFEAIAVRVPTLNVTAIDLSVTVEKPVNALEVNSLLQKAAREGFHGIVDYTEIPLVSSDFNHDPHSSIIDGSQTRVSGQHLIKTLVWCDNEWGFANRMLDTTLAMAAASSR, from the coding sequence ATGACCATTCGTATTGCCATTAATGGCTTTGGACGCATCGGACGCAATGTGCTGCGGGCTCTGTACGAGTCTGGCCGACGTGCCGAGATAAGCGTGGTCGCTATCAATGAACTGGCTGAATGTGCGGCGATGGCCCACTTGCTTAAGTACGATACTACCCATGGCCGTTTTGGCTGGGACGTTCGTCATGACTGCGACCAGCTATGGGTTGGCGATGATGAAATCCGCGTGCTGCATCAGCCTGAGCTGAGCAAATTACCGTGGGATGCGCTGGATGTTGATGTAGTGCTGGATTGTACCGGCGTCTTTGGCAGCAGAAGCGACGGCGAGGCCCATCTGGCCGCAGGTGCCGGTAAAGTACTGTTTTCCCACCCCGGCGGCCCGGATCTGGACGCAACTATCGTCTACGGTGTAAACCACACAACGCTTCGCGCTGAAGATCGTATCGTTTCTAATGCTTCATGCACTACCAACTGTATTATCCCGGTTATCAAACTGCTTGATGATACCTGGACAATCGATTCTGGTACCGTTACGACTATTCACTCTTCGATGAACGATCAGCAGGTGATTGATAGCTGGCACAGCGATTTGCGCCGCACCCGTGCTGCCAGTCACTCCATCATCCCGGTAGACACTCGCCTGGCGGCGGGTATTACCCGGTTCTTCCCAAAATTTGCCGATCGTTTCGAGGCAATAGCGGTAAGGGTTCCTACTTTAAACGTGACGGCTATCGACCTGAGCGTGACCGTTGAGAAACCTGTCAATGCCTTGGAAGTCAATAGCTTGCTGCAAAAAGCAGCGCGTGAAGGATTTCATGGTATAGTTGACTATACGGAAATACCGTTGGTCTCAAGCGATTTTAACCACGACCCACACAGCTCCATTATTGATGGCAGCCAGACTCGGGTAAGTGGTCAGCACCTCATCAAAACCCTGGTGTGGTGTGATAATGAATGGGGCTTTGCTAACCGCATGCTGGACACCACGTTAGCAATGGCCGCCGCAAGTTCCAGGTAA
- the pgk gene encoding phosphoglycerate kinase, which translates to MSVIKMTDLDLAGKRVLIRADLNVPVKEGKVTSDARIRASLPTIEMALKQGAKVMVTSHLGRPTEGEYNEEFSLLPVVNYLKDKLSNPVRLAKDYLNGVDVAAGELVVLENVRFNKGEKKDDETLSKQYAALCDVYVMDAFGTAHRAQASTHGVGKFADVACAGPLLAAELDALGKALKEPARPMVAIVGGSKVSTKLTVLDSLSKIADQLIVGGGIANTFIAAQGHNVGKSLYEADLVDEAKRLLTTCDIPVPTDVRVATEFSETAPATLKSVNDVKADEQILDIGDASAEKLAEILKNAKTILWNGPVGVFEFPNFRKGTEIVANAIADSEGFSIAGGGDTLAAIDLFGIEDKISYISTGGGAFLEFVEGKVLPAVAMLEERAKK; encoded by the coding sequence ATGTCTGTAATTAAGATGACCGATCTGGATCTGGCCGGTAAACGCGTCCTGATCCGTGCCGACCTCAACGTTCCGGTAAAAGAAGGCAAAGTGACGTCTGATGCCCGTATCCGTGCATCTCTGCCTACTATCGAGATGGCCCTGAAACAGGGTGCGAAAGTTATGGTGACTTCTCACCTTGGCCGTCCGACCGAAGGTGAGTACAACGAAGAATTCTCTCTGCTGCCGGTAGTTAACTACCTGAAAGACAAACTGTCTAATCCAGTACGTCTGGCAAAAGACTACCTGAACGGCGTTGATGTAGCGGCCGGTGAACTGGTTGTTCTGGAAAACGTTCGCTTCAACAAAGGCGAGAAAAAAGACGACGAAACTCTGTCTAAACAATATGCCGCTCTGTGCGACGTATATGTTATGGATGCTTTCGGTACCGCTCACCGCGCCCAGGCTTCAACTCACGGCGTAGGTAAATTTGCTGATGTCGCTTGTGCCGGTCCTCTGCTGGCTGCCGAGCTGGACGCTCTGGGCAAAGCTCTGAAAGAGCCAGCTCGCCCAATGGTTGCTATCGTTGGTGGTTCTAAAGTTTCCACTAAACTGACCGTTCTGGACTCTCTGTCTAAAATCGCTGACCAGCTGATTGTTGGTGGTGGTATCGCGAACACCTTTATCGCTGCTCAGGGCCACAACGTGGGTAAATCCCTGTATGAAGCTGACCTGGTTGATGAAGCTAAACGTCTGCTGACTACCTGTGATATCCCAGTTCCTACCGACGTTCGCGTAGCGACTGAGTTCTCTGAAACCGCTCCGGCAACCCTGAAATCTGTCAACGACGTTAAAGCCGACGAGCAGATCCTGGATATTGGCGATGCTTCCGCAGAGAAACTGGCTGAAATCCTGAAAAACGCTAAAACCATTCTGTGGAATGGCCCGGTTGGCGTATTCGAATTCCCTAACTTCCGCAAAGGTACTGAAATCGTGGCTAACGCCATCGCAGATAGCGAAGGTTTCTCTATCGCTGGCGGCGGTGACACTCTGGCAGCTATCGACCTGTTCGGTATTGAAGATAAAATCTCTTATATCTCTACCGGCGGCGGCGCTTTCCTTGAGTTCGTAGAAGGTAAAGTTCTTCCAGCAGTAGCCATGCTTGAAGAGCGTGCAAAAAAATAA
- a CDS encoding transketolase: MSSRKELANAIRALSMDAVQKANSGHPGAPMGMADIAEVLWRDYMNHNPQNPHWADRDRFVLSNGHGSMLIYSLLHLTGYELPIEELKNFRQLHSKTPGHPEVGYTPGVETTTGPLGQGIANAVGMAIAERTLAAQFNRPGHDIVDHHTYVFMGDGCMMEGISHEVCSLAGTLKLGKLMAFYDDNGISIDGHVEGWFTDDTAKRFEAYGWHVVRGVDGHDSEAIKRAIEEARSVTDKPSLLMCKTVIGFGSPNKAGSHEAHGAALGEAEVAATRKALGWNYGPFEIPQDIYAQWDAKKSGQEKESAWDKKFSAYAQAHPELAVEFNRRMNGELPEDFGTKAQAFIEGLQANPAKIASRKASQNSIEAFGPWLPEFLGGSADLAPSNLTMWSGSKSIMDDKAGNYIHYGVREFGMTAIGNGIALHGGFVPYTSTFLMFVEYARNAARMAALMKQRQVLVYTHDSIGLGEDGPTHQPVEQIASLRVTPNMSVWRPADQVETAIAWKHAVERKDGPTALILSRQNLAQQERTAQQLADVNRGGYVLKDCAGQPQLLLIATGSEVELAVASADKLSADGIKVRVVSMPSTDLFDKQDAAYQESVLPKAVSARIAIEAGIADYWYKYVGLNGSIVGMTTFGESAPAEQLFKEFGFTVEHVVDKAKELL, encoded by the coding sequence ATGTCATCTCGCAAAGAGCTTGCCAATGCAATCCGTGCGCTTAGCATGGACGCTGTTCAGAAAGCCAACTCCGGTCACCCGGGCGCCCCGATGGGCATGGCGGACATTGCCGAAGTCCTGTGGCGTGACTATATGAACCATAACCCGCAGAACCCACACTGGGCTGACCGCGACCGCTTCGTGCTGTCTAATGGTCATGGTTCTATGCTGATTTACAGCCTGCTGCACCTCACTGGTTATGAGCTGCCGATTGAAGAACTGAAAAACTTCCGTCAGCTGCACTCTAAAACTCCGGGCCACCCGGAAGTGGGTTACACCCCAGGCGTTGAAACCACCACTGGTCCGCTGGGTCAGGGCATCGCTAACGCCGTTGGTATGGCGATTGCTGAGCGCACTCTGGCGGCGCAGTTTAACCGTCCGGGCCATGACATTGTTGACCATCACACCTACGTGTTCATGGGCGATGGCTGCATGATGGAAGGCATCTCCCACGAAGTGTGCTCCCTGGCGGGTACCCTGAAGCTGGGTAAACTGATGGCGTTTTACGATGACAACGGTATCTCTATCGATGGTCACGTAGAAGGCTGGTTCACCGACGATACCGCTAAACGTTTCGAAGCCTACGGCTGGCACGTAGTGCGCGGCGTAGATGGTCACGACTCTGAAGCTATCAAACGCGCTATCGAAGAAGCGCGCAGCGTGACTGATAAACCTTCTCTGCTGATGTGCAAAACCGTTATCGGTTTTGGTTCTCCAAACAAAGCCGGCAGCCACGAAGCGCACGGTGCGGCTCTCGGCGAAGCCGAAGTTGCCGCTACGCGTAAAGCGCTGGGCTGGAACTACGGTCCGTTTGAAATTCCTCAGGATATCTACGCTCAGTGGGATGCGAAGAAATCTGGTCAGGAAAAAGAGTCAGCATGGGATAAGAAATTCTCCGCTTATGCGCAGGCTCACCCGGAACTGGCCGTTGAATTCAACCGCCGTATGAACGGTGAACTGCCAGAAGATTTCGGTACTAAAGCTCAGGCGTTCATCGAAGGCCTGCAGGCTAACCCGGCGAAAATTGCCAGCCGTAAAGCTTCTCAGAACTCCATCGAAGCATTTGGCCCGTGGCTGCCAGAGTTCCTGGGCGGCTCCGCTGACCTGGCTCCGTCCAACCTGACCATGTGGTCTGGCTCCAAATCCATCATGGATGATAAAGCCGGTAACTACATTCACTACGGTGTACGTGAGTTCGGTATGACCGCTATCGGTAACGGTATCGCGCTGCACGGTGGTTTCGTACCATACACTTCTACCTTCCTGATGTTCGTGGAATATGCCCGTAACGCGGCGCGTATGGCCGCGCTGATGAAACAGCGTCAGGTGCTGGTATATACCCATGATTCTATCGGTCTGGGTGAAGATGGCCCAACCCACCAGCCGGTTGAGCAGATTGCTTCTCTGCGCGTAACGCCAAACATGAGCGTATGGCGTCCGGCGGATCAGGTTGAAACCGCGATTGCATGGAAACATGCAGTAGAGCGTAAAGACGGCCCTACCGCGCTGATTCTGTCTCGTCAGAACCTGGCTCAGCAGGAGCGTACCGCTCAGCAGCTGGCCGACGTTAACCGCGGTGGCTACGTTCTGAAAGATTGCGCAGGTCAGCCTCAGCTGCTCCTTATCGCTACCGGTTCTGAAGTTGAGCTGGCGGTGGCATCTGCTGACAAACTGTCTGCCGACGGTATCAAAGTGCGCGTGGTTTCCATGCCATCTACCGATCTGTTCGACAAACAGGATGCGGCCTATCAGGAGTCCGTCCTGCCGAAAGCCGTTAGCGCGCGTATCGCTATCGAAGCCGGTATCGCAGACTACTGGTACAAATACGTTGGCCTGAATGGCAGCATTGTCGGCATGACCACTTTTGGTGAGTCAGCTCCGGCAGAGCAGCTGTTCAAAGAGTTCGGCTTCACCGTTGAACACGTGGTCGACAAAGCGAAAGAGCTGCTGTAA